One genomic window of Arachis stenosperma cultivar V10309 chromosome 10, arast.V10309.gnm1.PFL2, whole genome shotgun sequence includes the following:
- the LOC130956444 gene encoding glutamate receptor 2.1-like isoform X1, translating into MMKGMKHIIIVIVIMGFMLLWPCPSSAEKTVINVGVVLDLSETVGKIGLSCINMSLSDFYDAHPHYNTRMLLHVRDSQTDVVTAASAAVELMKKEKVEAIMGPVTSMQASFVVNLGDKAHVPIISFTATSPSLTSLGSSYFFRIAQNDSTQVHAISDIIQSFGWRQAVPIYIDNDYGRAIIPFLTNSLQQANIRVPYLAVISPSATADHIEEELYKLMTMETRVFVVHMVGNPGSTLFAIADRIGMMKQGYVWIVTNGMANTLASLDASDIQAMQGVLGVKTYVPKTKRVVDFQARWKRRFLQDNPAMVDASINVFGLWAYDASTALASAVERANNNNNSKPGFQNTMNNASSNFSEIDNIGVSQRGEELRDALSDTRFSGLAGQFGLVNGELEAATFQIINVNGNGEKVIGFWTPQKRLTRNLSSLIKSSTTDLNNNHDNVLGAMIWPGDSYSVPKGWEIPTNGKKLRIGVPVSSRPQFVKVENDGETNTTKVTGFSIDVFEAVVQALPYALPYQFIPFAKPNGESAGTYDDLIMQVYFGVFDAVVADTTIIANRSKYVDFTLPYTESGVSMVVPVKDKSKKGAWVFLKPLTWDLWMTTGCSFVFFGFVVWVLEHRINKDFRGPPSHQIGTSLWFSFSTMVFAHREKVVSNTARFVVIIWVFVVLILTQSYTANLSSLLTVEQLRPTVTNVNDLIKYRTRVGYHTGSFVRGILLNLGFKDFQLITYNSTAQCDDLLSRGSQNGGIAAAFDEIPYIRILLGTYCSKYTMVDPTFKTDGFGFVFPKSSPLVGDVSRAILKVTEDPGMKEIENAWFEKQSSCQQEDASVSSSNSLGLDSFWGLFLIAALASISALLIFAVTFLYDHRHQWWFIHNDYSTWTTRIRILLRIFDQRDPRSQRFRRGGTDSVKEQDKDNYDQSSSTIGRHHHHHDHSLDAASTYTESSFSFQGSPCEDSNSDNSNVEQNNLHSQPSQQEN; encoded by the exons ATGATGAAAGGGATGAAGCATATTATTATTGTGATTGTTATTATGGGTTTTATGTTGTTGTGGCCTTGTCCATCATCAGCAGAGAAGACCGTGATTAATGTTGGAGTAGTGCTTGATCTTAGTGAAACAGTGGGGAAGATTGGATTGAGTTGCATCAACATGTCCCTTTCGGATTTCTATGATGCTCATCCTCATTACAACACCAGGATGCTCCTCCATGTCAGAGACTCTCAAACTGATGTGGTTACCGCTGCTTCTGCAG CTGTAGAgttgatgaaaaaggagaaagtgGAAGCAATAATGGGACCAGTAACATCAATGCAAGCAAGCTTTGTTGTGAATCTTGGAGACAAAGCTCACGTTCCAATCATATCCTTCACCGCAACAAGCCCTTCTCTAACTTCGCTTGGCAGTTCCTACTTCTTTCGAATTGCACAAAATGATTCTACTCAAGTACACGCCATAAGCGACATCATCCAATCCTTCGGCTGGAGACAAGCAGTTCCTATCTACATCGACAACGACTATGGCCGCGCCATTATTCCCTTCTTAACCAATTCCCTTCAACAAGCAAATATCAGGGTCCCATACCTCGCTGTTATTTCTCCCTCCGCCACCGCTGATCACATTGAAGAAGAGCTTTACAAGCTTATGACCATGGAAACTAGGGTTTTTGTTGTTCATATGGTGGGGAATCCTGGGTCCACTCTCTTTGCCATTGCGGATCGGATTGGAATGATGAAACAAGGCTATGTTTGGATTGTAACCAATGGTATGGCTAATACTTTGGCCTCTCTTGACGCCTCGGATATTCAAGCGATGCAAGGTGTGTTAGGAGTGAAAACATATGTTCCCAAAACCAAAAGGGTTGTTGATTTCCAAGCACGTTGGAAGAGGCGTTTCTTGCAGGACAATCCAGCCATGGTTGATGCAAGCATCAATGTGTTTGGATTATGGGCTTATGATGCCTCAACCGCGCTCGCAAGCGCGGTTGAGAgggctaataataataataactcaaAACCCGGATTTCAAAACACCATGAATAATGCTTCCAGCAATTTCAGTGAGATTGACAATATAGGAGTGTCTCAGAGGGGTGAAGAATTGCGGGACGCTTTATCGGACACCAGATTCAGCGGCCTGGCCGGCCAATTCGGCCTTGTCAATGGAGAATTAGAAGCTGCAACTTTTCAGATAATTAACGTAAATGGTAATGGAGAAAAGGTGATAGGATTTTGGACACCACAGAAGAGATTAACAAGGAATCTTAGCAGCCTAATAAAAAGTAGTACAACTGATTTGAATAATAATCATGATAATGTTCTAGGAGCAATGATATGGCCAGGGGATAGTTATTCAGTTCCAAAGGGGTGGGAGATACCAACCAATGGGAAGAAACTGAGGATTGGAGTTCCGGTGTCATCAAGGCCTCAATTTGTGAAGGTGGAAAATGATGGTGAAACTAACACAACAAAGGTAACTGGTTTTAGCATTGATGTGTTTGAAGCGGTGGTGCAAGCTTTGCCTTATGCTTTGCCATACCAATTCATTCCTTTTGCAAAACCCAATGGGGAGAGCGCCGGCACCTATGATGATTTAATCATGCAGGTCTATTTTGGG GTGTTTGATGCTGTGGTGGCAGACACAACGATCATAGCAAACAGGTCAAAGTACGTTGACTTCACGTTGCCGTATACAGAGTCAGGAGTATCAATGGTGGTGCCAGTGAAAGATAAGAGCAAGAAGGGTGCATGGGTGTTCCTAAAGCCTCTCACCTGGGATCTATGGATGACCACTGGTTGTTCCTTCGTGTTCTTTGGATTCGTAGTGTGGGTTCTTGAGCACCGCATCAACAAAGATTTTCGTGGCCCTCCTTCTCACCAGATCGGCACCAGTTTGTGGTTTTCTTTCTCCACCATGGTCTTTGCTCATC GAGAAAAAGTAGTGAGCAACACTGCACGGTTTGTTGTGATAATATGGGTATTTGTGGTGCTGATTTTGACTCAGAGTTACACAGCAAATTTGTCATCACTACTAACAGTGGAGCAACTTCGACCAACCGTGACCAATGTAAATGATCTAATAAAGTATAGAACACGTGTTGGGTACCATACAGGTTCTTTTGTTCGTGGGATCTTGCTCAACCTTGGTTTCAAGGATTTTCAGCTCATAACTTATAATTCCACAGCACAATGTGATGATCTTCTCAGCAGAGGCAGTCAAAACGGTGGGATTGCTGCTGCATTTGATGAAATTCCTTACATTAGGATTCTTCTTGGAACCTATTGCTCTAAGTATACCATGGTGGACCCCACATTTAAAACCGATGGCTTTGGCTTT GTATTCCCAAAAAGTTCTCCTCTGGTGGGTGATGTATCAAGGGCAATTCTGAAAGTAACTGAAGATCCAGGAATGAAAGAAATAGAGAATGCATGGTTTGAGAAGCAAAGTAGTTGCCAGCAAGAAGATGCATCAGTGTCTTCTTCTAATAGTCTTGGCCTAGACAGCTTCTGGGGCCTATTTCTCATTGCTGCATTGGCTTCCATTTCAGCACTCCTCATCTTTGCAGTTACATTCTTGTATGATCATAGACATCAATGGTGGTTCATCCATAATGATTATTCAACATGGACGACTCGAATCCGCATCTTGCTGAGAATCTTCGACCAGAGAGACCCTAGGTCTCAAAGATTCAGGAGAGGTGGTACTGATTCAGTTAAGGAACAAGATAAAGACAATTACGATCAAAGTAGCAGCACCATTGgtcgtcatcatcatcatcatgatcatAGCTTAGATGCGGCTTCCACCTACACAGAATCCAGCTTCTCCTTTCAAGGATCACCTTGTGAAGACAGCAATAGTGATAATAGTAATGTAGAGCAAAATAATTTGCATAGTCAACCATCTCAACAAGAAAACTGA
- the LOC130956444 gene encoding glutamate receptor 2.1-like isoform X2, whose product MMKGMKHIIIVIVIMGFMLLWPCPSSAEKTVINVGVVLDLSETVGKIGLSCINMSLSDFYDAHPHYNTRMLLHVRDSQTDVVTAASAELMKKEKVEAIMGPVTSMQASFVVNLGDKAHVPIISFTATSPSLTSLGSSYFFRIAQNDSTQVHAISDIIQSFGWRQAVPIYIDNDYGRAIIPFLTNSLQQANIRVPYLAVISPSATADHIEEELYKLMTMETRVFVVHMVGNPGSTLFAIADRIGMMKQGYVWIVTNGMANTLASLDASDIQAMQGVLGVKTYVPKTKRVVDFQARWKRRFLQDNPAMVDASINVFGLWAYDASTALASAVERANNNNNSKPGFQNTMNNASSNFSEIDNIGVSQRGEELRDALSDTRFSGLAGQFGLVNGELEAATFQIINVNGNGEKVIGFWTPQKRLTRNLSSLIKSSTTDLNNNHDNVLGAMIWPGDSYSVPKGWEIPTNGKKLRIGVPVSSRPQFVKVENDGETNTTKVTGFSIDVFEAVVQALPYALPYQFIPFAKPNGESAGTYDDLIMQVYFGVFDAVVADTTIIANRSKYVDFTLPYTESGVSMVVPVKDKSKKGAWVFLKPLTWDLWMTTGCSFVFFGFVVWVLEHRINKDFRGPPSHQIGTSLWFSFSTMVFAHREKVVSNTARFVVIIWVFVVLILTQSYTANLSSLLTVEQLRPTVTNVNDLIKYRTRVGYHTGSFVRGILLNLGFKDFQLITYNSTAQCDDLLSRGSQNGGIAAAFDEIPYIRILLGTYCSKYTMVDPTFKTDGFGFVFPKSSPLVGDVSRAILKVTEDPGMKEIENAWFEKQSSCQQEDASVSSSNSLGLDSFWGLFLIAALASISALLIFAVTFLYDHRHQWWFIHNDYSTWTTRIRILLRIFDQRDPRSQRFRRGGTDSVKEQDKDNYDQSSSTIGRHHHHHDHSLDAASTYTESSFSFQGSPCEDSNSDNSNVEQNNLHSQPSQQEN is encoded by the exons ATGATGAAAGGGATGAAGCATATTATTATTGTGATTGTTATTATGGGTTTTATGTTGTTGTGGCCTTGTCCATCATCAGCAGAGAAGACCGTGATTAATGTTGGAGTAGTGCTTGATCTTAGTGAAACAGTGGGGAAGATTGGATTGAGTTGCATCAACATGTCCCTTTCGGATTTCTATGATGCTCATCCTCATTACAACACCAGGATGCTCCTCCATGTCAGAGACTCTCAAACTGATGTGGTTACCGCTGCTTCTGCAG AgttgatgaaaaaggagaaagtgGAAGCAATAATGGGACCAGTAACATCAATGCAAGCAAGCTTTGTTGTGAATCTTGGAGACAAAGCTCACGTTCCAATCATATCCTTCACCGCAACAAGCCCTTCTCTAACTTCGCTTGGCAGTTCCTACTTCTTTCGAATTGCACAAAATGATTCTACTCAAGTACACGCCATAAGCGACATCATCCAATCCTTCGGCTGGAGACAAGCAGTTCCTATCTACATCGACAACGACTATGGCCGCGCCATTATTCCCTTCTTAACCAATTCCCTTCAACAAGCAAATATCAGGGTCCCATACCTCGCTGTTATTTCTCCCTCCGCCACCGCTGATCACATTGAAGAAGAGCTTTACAAGCTTATGACCATGGAAACTAGGGTTTTTGTTGTTCATATGGTGGGGAATCCTGGGTCCACTCTCTTTGCCATTGCGGATCGGATTGGAATGATGAAACAAGGCTATGTTTGGATTGTAACCAATGGTATGGCTAATACTTTGGCCTCTCTTGACGCCTCGGATATTCAAGCGATGCAAGGTGTGTTAGGAGTGAAAACATATGTTCCCAAAACCAAAAGGGTTGTTGATTTCCAAGCACGTTGGAAGAGGCGTTTCTTGCAGGACAATCCAGCCATGGTTGATGCAAGCATCAATGTGTTTGGATTATGGGCTTATGATGCCTCAACCGCGCTCGCAAGCGCGGTTGAGAgggctaataataataataactcaaAACCCGGATTTCAAAACACCATGAATAATGCTTCCAGCAATTTCAGTGAGATTGACAATATAGGAGTGTCTCAGAGGGGTGAAGAATTGCGGGACGCTTTATCGGACACCAGATTCAGCGGCCTGGCCGGCCAATTCGGCCTTGTCAATGGAGAATTAGAAGCTGCAACTTTTCAGATAATTAACGTAAATGGTAATGGAGAAAAGGTGATAGGATTTTGGACACCACAGAAGAGATTAACAAGGAATCTTAGCAGCCTAATAAAAAGTAGTACAACTGATTTGAATAATAATCATGATAATGTTCTAGGAGCAATGATATGGCCAGGGGATAGTTATTCAGTTCCAAAGGGGTGGGAGATACCAACCAATGGGAAGAAACTGAGGATTGGAGTTCCGGTGTCATCAAGGCCTCAATTTGTGAAGGTGGAAAATGATGGTGAAACTAACACAACAAAGGTAACTGGTTTTAGCATTGATGTGTTTGAAGCGGTGGTGCAAGCTTTGCCTTATGCTTTGCCATACCAATTCATTCCTTTTGCAAAACCCAATGGGGAGAGCGCCGGCACCTATGATGATTTAATCATGCAGGTCTATTTTGGG GTGTTTGATGCTGTGGTGGCAGACACAACGATCATAGCAAACAGGTCAAAGTACGTTGACTTCACGTTGCCGTATACAGAGTCAGGAGTATCAATGGTGGTGCCAGTGAAAGATAAGAGCAAGAAGGGTGCATGGGTGTTCCTAAAGCCTCTCACCTGGGATCTATGGATGACCACTGGTTGTTCCTTCGTGTTCTTTGGATTCGTAGTGTGGGTTCTTGAGCACCGCATCAACAAAGATTTTCGTGGCCCTCCTTCTCACCAGATCGGCACCAGTTTGTGGTTTTCTTTCTCCACCATGGTCTTTGCTCATC GAGAAAAAGTAGTGAGCAACACTGCACGGTTTGTTGTGATAATATGGGTATTTGTGGTGCTGATTTTGACTCAGAGTTACACAGCAAATTTGTCATCACTACTAACAGTGGAGCAACTTCGACCAACCGTGACCAATGTAAATGATCTAATAAAGTATAGAACACGTGTTGGGTACCATACAGGTTCTTTTGTTCGTGGGATCTTGCTCAACCTTGGTTTCAAGGATTTTCAGCTCATAACTTATAATTCCACAGCACAATGTGATGATCTTCTCAGCAGAGGCAGTCAAAACGGTGGGATTGCTGCTGCATTTGATGAAATTCCTTACATTAGGATTCTTCTTGGAACCTATTGCTCTAAGTATACCATGGTGGACCCCACATTTAAAACCGATGGCTTTGGCTTT GTATTCCCAAAAAGTTCTCCTCTGGTGGGTGATGTATCAAGGGCAATTCTGAAAGTAACTGAAGATCCAGGAATGAAAGAAATAGAGAATGCATGGTTTGAGAAGCAAAGTAGTTGCCAGCAAGAAGATGCATCAGTGTCTTCTTCTAATAGTCTTGGCCTAGACAGCTTCTGGGGCCTATTTCTCATTGCTGCATTGGCTTCCATTTCAGCACTCCTCATCTTTGCAGTTACATTCTTGTATGATCATAGACATCAATGGTGGTTCATCCATAATGATTATTCAACATGGACGACTCGAATCCGCATCTTGCTGAGAATCTTCGACCAGAGAGACCCTAGGTCTCAAAGATTCAGGAGAGGTGGTACTGATTCAGTTAAGGAACAAGATAAAGACAATTACGATCAAAGTAGCAGCACCATTGgtcgtcatcatcatcatcatgatcatAGCTTAGATGCGGCTTCCACCTACACAGAATCCAGCTTCTCCTTTCAAGGATCACCTTGTGAAGACAGCAATAGTGATAATAGTAATGTAGAGCAAAATAATTTGCATAGTCAACCATCTCAACAAGAAAACTGA